The DNA segment CTCGGGGCTGACCTGCACGCGGCTCATCGCCTCGCTCAACGCATTCGGCGAGTCGAGAATGCCTCGCTTCGCCCGCTCCGCGTCGATTTCCCGTGCAAGCATCTCCCCGCGGCTCTCGTCGAGGACGGCACGGCAGACCGCGCGAAGCACGTCGAGCGAAGCGGAGTTCACGCTGACCTGGGCGGGGCCGACGCCACGACGGTTCTGGGGCTTCGCCCTGCCCTCCTCGACGAGCGTCAACTGGTCGAGAAGTCGCTGACAGAACTCCTGGTCCGACGCGCTGAGCGCGGTCAGGTCGGTCAGCAGGCTGCCCTGACCCTCGTGCAGGAACAGGACCGCGACGCTTCCGTCGGGAAGGACCAGGTCGGCGGCGTGCCCGTTCTCGCCCAGCGCGTCCTCGATCCGCAGGTTGCTCGGAATCTGCGTCATCCACGCGTCCACGACCTCCTGCACGCCGAAGCGGGCGTGGTGCTCCTGGTACCACCACAGCTGCCGCTCGATGACGCGCCGCTGCGCGGCTTGGCGCTCGAACATCAGGCTGGTGACGACGCCGACGAGCAGCACGATGATCAGCGCGACTGGCATCGCGAAGCCGCGGGCGCGCAGGGGTGTCGCGGAGCGGACGCTCACGGCTGCTCTCTCCGTTCGATCGGCACGGGCCGGGTCGGCGGCGCCTGGCCGGGGGTGGTGCCGCCGGGCGCGGGCTGCAGGTCGCGGTTGGGTCGGCGGCCTGGGCGCTGCGCCGGTCCGTCGGGTGCTCCCGGGCCGCCGGGTCCGCCTTGGAGGCCGGGTTGCCCGGGTCCGCCCGGCCCCAGGGTCGGTGCTCCCGCGCCGCCGAGATTGGGGGTCGGTTGTGGTTCTTCGATGAGTGCGCCCGGTTCTTCGCCGACGACCCAGGCGAGTTCGAACATGAAGTTGGCGTACAGACCGCCGAGGGTCTCGACTTCGAGTTGGACGTAGGCAGGAAGGTCGGAAGGGATGCCCGCGGAGAGTTCGGCGTGCATCTCTCGGTCCTTGAAGACCTGCCACTGGCAGTAGACGAGCCCGGTTGCGACGGGGACGGGCGCGGTGTCGTCGCCGCCGACCATCGGCTGCCACCAGAGGGTCCAGCCTGTTCGTCCATCCTCTGAGCGTGAGAGTTCACTGACTTCGTCGGGCGTGAGGACGAACGCACCGCGCACGCCGCCTGCGGCGTCCTGTTGTGCGGCCTCGCTGGCCTCAACGAGGGTGAGTCCCGGGACGCGCTGCGAGGGGGGGGCGACGATCGGCGGCTTGTGGAGCGTGATTTCGAGCCGCTGGGGCGACGCGACTTTGCCGCCGCCGCCGCCGGCCGCGAACTTCGCCCGCTGGGTGAGGCGGGAGATTCGCTCGTCCGTTTCCGGGCCGAGGATGAAGCGCGGGGGGATGGTCGGTTCTTCGGCGCTCTCGGTGGCCGCGCCCGCGGTGACGCCGCCTGCGCCGCCCGAAGGCTGCTGGGTGTTCTGCGGCGTCGGCGCGAGGAGGAGCGAGGAGAAGGCCCGCTGCATGGTGCGCTGGAGCTGCGCCATCTGGACCTGCTCGTCGGCACGGCGTGAGAGCGATCGGTCGGCGGCGTTCAGCGAGGCGAAGACGGCGTAGCCCGAGAGGACAACGAGCGAGCCGATGACGGCGGCAAGGACAGTCTCGAGAAGCGTGAAGGCGGTGCGCGTCACTGGCTGCCCCCCATGAGCATGTTGATGAGGCTGCGCCTGCCTTCCTCGGTGTTGATGAGGTTGCTGAAGGAATCGGGGTTGCGGTAGACCTTCACGGGGTCGGTCAGACGCGTCATGGTGACGCTGGGCGGGCCTTCGGCGAGCGTGCGCGCGCCGCCGGAACGTTCGCTGAGCCAGACCGTGACGGTGATCTGTTCGAGGCGGTCGAGCGAGAGGCCGCTCTGCATACGTCGGTCGCGAACGGCCTGGTCGAGCGCGGGATCGGTGACGACCCGGACGCGTGACTTTTCGAGTCGCCAGCGGTACTGTGCCGGGCCGTACTCGACGGGCAGGTCTGGGTTCGGGAGAGACTTCTGGTCGTCGAGGTACTGGAGGATGAGGCGGTTGGCGACCTCGGCGCACCCGAGGGTGCGCTGCTGCCGAGTCTGTACGCTGAAGAGGAAGCCGCAGGCGGAGGCCATCGCCGAGACGGCCATCGCGAGGATCACGGTCGAGAGGACGACTTCGAGGAAAGTGATGCCGCGGGAGCGGTGACCGAACCGTCGTGCGTGTCGAGCGTTGCGGCCGGTCATGGTCGCCGACCTCCCCGGATCACCGCTTGATGTTCCAGATGTTGATGTCGTCGTCGGTGCGGGGCTGGCCGTCCGGCCCGTAGGAAATGAGGTCGTAATCGCGGGCGTTCATGCCCGGCGTGCCGTAGAAGAACGCCCGGTCCCAGCCGTCGGTGATCTTGGTGTTCTCGTCGAGCATCGGCGGGCGGATGGTCTGCAGGGTTTCGAGCGTCGGCGGGAACGCGCTGTACTCCATGTGGTACTGCTGGAGCGCGCTCTTGATCGACGCCATGCGCGTCTCCGTGATGCGGATTTTGGCGCGGGTGCCCGTACCGCTGAGGCTGACGGCGACGCCTGCCGTGAGCAGACCGATCAGCACGAGCACGAGCATGATTTCGAGGAGCGAGAACCCGCTCCGAACCAGTCCAGCGGCCGCACGCCCAGACCCCATCGCAGACTCCTTCCCGGCACACCTTCGGTATGTCGCCACGGCTGCTCCCCCGGCAGGCCTGTACCGGCTGCACCCGCTGGAGTTGCCGCAACATCATTGTAGTGCCCCGAGCGGAAAGGCTCGCCATGAACGCGGGAAGGGCCGAGAACGGGCGATTCTCCGGCGAAGGATGGCGCCTGACGACGGGTCAAGGTCCGTAGGCGAACACCCCCGTCGATCGAAGAGCGGAGAGAAGGCAGATGAAGGAGGCGAGGGCGGTCGCCTCCGAGTCAGATGACCTTGGATGGCAGGGTGAGGAGCGGGAGCATCACGGCCATGAGGATCGAGCCGATGATGACGAACATCGCCACGATGAGCGCGGGCTGAAGGACGGAGAGCAGGCGCGTGGAGCGGCGTTCGGTCTCGTCGGCGAGGTCGTCGGCGAGGGTGTCGAAAGCGGTTTCGAGGTCGCCCGCGCGTTCTGCCGCCATGAGGAGGCGGCGTGTCGCCAGCGGGAGCGTCTCCACGCCGTCGATGAGCGTGCGGAGGACGCCACCCTCGATGAGGCGTGTGCGCAGGGTGCGGAGCTGCCGGCGCATGACGGGGTGAGCGATCGCCTCGGTGGCGACGCCGAGCGAGTCGGCGAGGGGAACTCCGGAACGGGTCATGGCCGCCATGACGGCGAAGAAACGGGCGGACTCCTGCGTGAGCGCGACGGTGCGCACGCCGGGGAGTTTCCGCATGGCGCGGGCGAGGGCCGCCCCGACCTGGCGGCGCGCGAGGAGCAGCAGGATGAGGAGCGCGCCGACGACAGCGAGCACGATGGGCGCGTTGGCGCGTGCGAATGCGCTGATCGCCATGATGAGTTTGGTGTAGCCGGGAAGGTCGTCCGTCATCTGGAGGAGCGCGTTGCCGATGCTGGGGACGACGAGGATGAGCATGAGACCGACGACGAGGATGCTGATGGCGAGGACGATCGCGGGGTAGAGCATCAGCGTGAGCGCCTTGCCGCGAAGGGCGACCTGGCGGCGGGCGGTGCGGGAGAGTTGCCCCGCCGCGCCGGCGAGGTCGCCGGTGCGCTCGGCGGCCTGGTAGACAGCGATGGTGACGGTGTCGAAGGCGCGTGCGCGTCGGCAGGCATCCGAGAAGGATGCGCCGCCGGCGACCTCGTCGCGGAGGCGTTGGACGAGGGGCTTGGTGCGGGTGGTGACAACCGAGGCCGTCACTTCGAGCGCCTCGACGAGCGGAACGCCGCGCTTGAGGAGAAGGGCGAGCTGGGTGTTGAGTTCGGCCTGATCCTTGAGGGCAAGGGTGCCTTCGCGCGCTCCGACCCAGGCGGGAAGCCGCCAGGTTCGGAGGAGGACGAGGCGATCGCGGCGGAGTCCCTCAGCGAGGGCACGCTCGGAGCGAGCCTGGCGCATGCCCAGGGTTCGGCCGCCCTTCGGTGTGGCGGCCAGGAAGAGGAACGAACTCGGGCTGCCGGCGCGGGACACCGGGGCAGTCTACCGCTCTCGCACGCGGCGGTTGATCGGTGCGATCACCCCCGCCACAATCTCCCCCGTGGGCGGACCGGCCGCCCGATCCGCCGACCCCCACTCCTTGATCGACCCCGGAAGGGAACCCATGCGCGCTCTCATCAAGCACCACGCCGGCGAGGGACTCGCCTTTGACGCCGATCGCGCCCGCCCGGAGCCTGGGCCGCGCGACGTGCTGATCCGGGTTCGGCGGGCGGGGATCTGCGGGACGGACAGGCACATCTGGCAATGGGATGAATGGGCGGCCGGGCGCATCCCGGTGGGCATCGTCACGGGGCACGAGTTCGTGGGGACGATCGAGCGTGTCGGCTCGGCGGTGACGCGGTGGAAGCCGGGGCTGCGCGTGAGCGCGGAAGGGCACGTGACAGCGGGCCTGGACTTCAACTCTCGCACGGGCAACGCGCACATCGCCAGCGACACGCGCATCATCGGGATCGACCGCGACGGGTGCTTCGCGGACTACGTGGTCGTGCCGGAGGAGAACGTGTGGCCGGTGCACCGGGACATCCCGGACCGCGTCGCGGCGGTCTTCGACCCGCTCGGAAACGCGGTGCACACGGTGATGGAAGCGGGCGTGAGCGCAAAGACCGTGCTCATCTCCGGCGTGGGGATCATCGGGTTGATGGCGGTGACGGTGGCGAGGGCGGCGGGCGCGAGCCGCATCTTCTGCACCGACGTGAACCCACCCCGGCTTGAACTGGCGAAGAAACTGGGAGCGGTCGAGGCGTTCGACGCACGCGACAACGGATGGATCGCGGAGGTGCGCCGGGCCTGCCGGGGCGAGGGCGTGGACGTGCTGCTGGAGATGTCCGGCGCGGACGCGGCGTTCGACCAGGGGTTCCGCGCGCTGCGGAACGGCGGGACGGCCGCGCTGCTGGGACTGCCCGCGAAGGCGGTGACGTTCAACTTCAACGAGCACATCATCTTCAAGGGGTGCAAGGTGCTCGGGATCAACGGTCGGAAGATGTGGGAGACGTGGTACCAGATGGAGGAACTGGTGCTGTCGGGTCGCCTGGAACTGGACGACATCCTCACCCACGAGTTCCCGATCGAGGACTACCGCACGGCGTTCGAGACTTTCCTCTCGGGCGAGGGGATCAAGGTCGAGTTGACGATCAACGACTGAGCGGATTTCACCCCTCCGGTGCGATCGGGATCCCGGGATTCGCTCGAAGCCCCGCTCATCCCGGGCGTGAGGGGAATGACGCGTGAGCGTATGCCCCTGGCGTCGCTCCTGATCGTGACGTCTTCGGGTTGATGGCGTCACGGAAGCGCGTCCCGGCTCGGCACGTCTGGCTGCGTCGCGTCGGGCCGGGACCGCTCTCGATCCGCTTCGATCAGTTGGGGTGGAGCGCCCCGCTGAATCAAGCGAGGGCGGTGCGCAGAAGGTCTCCCCAGCGGGACTCGATCCCGCGGGCTTCGGCGGCGCGGTCGCCGTGAATGGCAACGAAGATTGAGGCTTCGAGGCCTTCGCCCCCGGCGAGCGGCGCATCGACGCGCAGGCGGACGAGGGCGTCGTCCCAATCGTAGACGACGGCGGTGAGTTCGTAGGGCGGGTCGTGGATGAGGAGGTCCGCCTCGAGGCGGTCGCGCGCACCCGTCACGAACTGGACGACGG comes from the Synechococcales cyanobacterium CNB genome and includes:
- a CDS encoding prepilin-type N-terminal cleavage/methylation domain-containing protein, which gives rise to MGSGRAAAGLVRSGFSLLEIMLVLVLIGLLTAGVAVSLSGTGTRAKIRITETRMASIKSALQQYHMEYSAFPPTLETLQTIRPPMLDENTKITDGWDRAFFYGTPGMNARDYDLISYGPDGQPRTDDDINIWNIKR
- a CDS encoding type II secretion system F family protein, giving the protein MSRAGSPSSFLFLAATPKGGRTLGMRQARSERALAEGLRRDRLVLLRTWRLPAWVGAREGTLALKDQAELNTQLALLLKRGVPLVEALEVTASVVTTRTKPLVQRLRDEVAGGASFSDACRRARAFDTVTIAVYQAAERTGDLAGAAGQLSRTARRQVALRGKALTLMLYPAIVLAISILVVGLMLILVVPSIGNALLQMTDDLPGYTKLIMAISAFARANAPIVLAVVGALLILLLLARRQVGAALARAMRKLPGVRTVALTQESARFFAVMAAMTRSGVPLADSLGVATEAIAHPVMRRQLRTLRTRLIEGGVLRTLIDGVETLPLATRRLLMAAERAGDLETAFDTLADDLADETERRSTRLLSVLQPALIVAMFVIIGSILMAVMLPLLTLPSKVI
- a CDS encoding L-threonine 3-dehydrogenase, translating into MRALIKHHAGEGLAFDADRARPEPGPRDVLIRVRRAGICGTDRHIWQWDEWAAGRIPVGIVTGHEFVGTIERVGSAVTRWKPGLRVSAEGHVTAGLDFNSRTGNAHIASDTRIIGIDRDGCFADYVVVPEENVWPVHRDIPDRVAAVFDPLGNAVHTVMEAGVSAKTVLISGVGIIGLMAVTVARAAGASRIFCTDVNPPRLELAKKLGAVEAFDARDNGWIAEVRRACRGEGVDVLLEMSGADAAFDQGFRALRNGGTAALLGLPAKAVTFNFNEHIIFKGCKVLGINGRKMWETWYQMEELVLSGRLELDDILTHEFPIEDYRTAFETFLSGEGIKVELTIND